A section of the Verrucomicrobiales bacterium genome encodes:
- a CDS encoding DegT/DnrJ/EryC1/StrS family aminotransferase has protein sequence MIDKVPYLDLAAQMRPLRAEIDKAIAQTLDRCSFCLGPDVEQFEKDFAAYCHSGHSVAFNSGTSALHVALLLLDVKPGDEVITTPFTFVATSWAISYVGARPVYVDIDRKTFNLDPNQIEKAITSKTKAIMPVHLYGHPFDVDPIQAIARKHNLPLVEDAAQAHGGTYKGKIVGTFGVTAGFSFYPGKNLGAYGEGGALVMNDPKLAARAKSLREHGSTVRYYHDEIGFNYRMEGIQGAVLRVKLKHLADWTTARRRIALRYNQLLSGTPLELPCEAAGVESAWHLYVIRHPRRDDLKKHLEANGVGCGLHYPLPLHLQKCYASLGYKKGDFPESERAGEHCLSLPIYPELTESQQNRVVDVIKSFKF, from the coding sequence ATGATCGACAAAGTCCCTTACCTGGATCTGGCGGCACAGATGCGTCCTCTTCGTGCCGAAATCGACAAAGCCATCGCCCAAACTCTCGATCGCTGCTCCTTCTGCCTGGGCCCTGATGTCGAGCAGTTCGAGAAGGACTTTGCCGCTTATTGCCATTCCGGGCACTCCGTGGCCTTCAACAGCGGCACTTCCGCTCTGCATGTCGCTTTGCTGCTGCTCGATGTGAAGCCTGGAGATGAAGTCATCACCACTCCTTTCACTTTTGTTGCCACGAGCTGGGCCATTTCTTATGTCGGGGCGCGGCCGGTCTATGTCGACATCGACCGAAAGACCTTCAACCTCGATCCCAACCAGATCGAAAAGGCGATTACCTCCAAGACCAAGGCGATCATGCCGGTCCATTTGTACGGACATCCTTTCGATGTGGATCCCATCCAAGCCATCGCTCGCAAGCACAACCTGCCGTTAGTTGAGGATGCGGCCCAGGCGCACGGGGGAACCTACAAGGGCAAGATCGTAGGCACTTTCGGAGTGACCGCGGGATTTAGCTTCTATCCGGGCAAAAATTTGGGTGCCTATGGCGAAGGAGGCGCTTTGGTGATGAATGATCCGAAGTTGGCCGCTCGAGCCAAATCCCTGCGTGAGCACGGATCCACCGTTCGCTACTACCACGATGAGATTGGCTTCAACTACCGAATGGAAGGCATCCAAGGGGCCGTTCTCCGGGTGAAGCTGAAGCACCTTGCGGATTGGACCACGGCTCGTCGTCGCATTGCACTCCGGTATAACCAGCTCTTGAGCGGCACTCCGCTCGAGTTGCCCTGTGAGGCGGCGGGAGTTGAGAGCGCCTGGCATCTGTATGTGATTCGTCATCCGCGTCGGGATGATTTGAAGAAACATCTCGAAGCCAACGGAGTGGGCTGTGGCTTGCACTATCCGCTGCCGCTGCACCTGCAGAAGTGCTACGCATCGCTCGGGTATAAAAAGGGTGATTTTCCTGAGTCCGAGCGCGCCGGCGAGCACTGCCTGAGCTTGCCGATCTATCCGGAACTGACGGAGTCGCAACAGAATCGGGTGGTCGACGTCATCAAGTCGTTCAAGTTCTGA
- a CDS encoding PTS sugar transporter subunit IIA: protein MDLADILSPEQINPDMKATNRWEAIDELISHLVSVGKIKPENRDAILTVVKKRETTMSTGIGFGIGIPHASSDLIYEVVGALGRSKKGINFDALDNQPVNLVMLFVVPQGHFQKHLRTLADIAKLLKNETSRRALEEAADANMMYQAIKTSKV, encoded by the coding sequence ATGGATCTCGCGGATATCCTAAGCCCTGAGCAAATCAATCCGGATATGAAAGCCACCAATCGGTGGGAGGCTATCGACGAGTTGATTAGCCATCTCGTCTCGGTTGGCAAAATCAAGCCCGAGAATCGTGATGCCATACTTACGGTGGTCAAAAAGCGTGAGACCACGATGAGTACCGGTATCGGCTTTGGCATTGGTATTCCTCATGCCTCCTCGGATCTCATCTACGAAGTGGTGGGGGCCTTGGGTCGCTCCAAGAAAGGGATCAATTTCGATGCTCTGGATAACCAGCCGGTCAACCTGGTGATGCTGTTCGTGGTTCCTCAAGGCCACTTCCAGAAGCATTTGCGGACCCTGGCGGACATCGCGAAGCTGCTCAAGAACGAGACGTCGCGGAGGGCACTGGAGGAAGCGGCCGACGCGAACATGATGTACCAGGCCATCAAGACGTCCAAAGTTTAG
- a CDS encoding sulfatase, translating into MFSARSLWILSFGMVVGWFGMVCSRAAAPAAKPPNIILILVDDLGWADLGCYGNRFHETPNLDQLAQEGVRFTSAYSACTVCSPTRASLLTGKYPARLHLTDWIAGHPRPHAKLSVPAWTQSLPGNERTLAEALREVGYTSANIGKWHLGKADSYPEQHGFDRNVGGYERGQPPSYHSPYRIPTLTEDAPGKFLTDREADEAIRFIEENRTRSFFLYLPHYAVHTPLAGKPEVIAKYQAKLGAGGDRVQNPVYAALLESVDRAVGSIRQTLARLGLQDQTILLFTSDNGGLVLGGKKAPTSNLPLRSGKGSPYEGGVRVPLIAFWPKVTPAGAICDAPVITPDLYPTVLGLAGARVAKGQIIDGTDLRPLLQRPSRPSLRAENRAIFWHYPHYHPGGSTPYSAIREGDYKLIETFEQGKAELYDLRLDLGETKNLLESHPKRAARLLRKLQQWRVQTGAQMPSANPDYDPARDTF; encoded by the coding sequence ATGTTCTCCGCCCGCTCACTCTGGATTCTGTCCTTCGGGATGGTTGTTGGCTGGTTTGGAATGGTGTGTTCTCGAGCCGCGGCTCCCGCTGCCAAACCGCCGAACATCATTCTGATCTTGGTGGACGATCTCGGCTGGGCGGATCTCGGATGCTATGGAAATCGCTTTCACGAAACCCCGAATCTCGATCAACTGGCCCAGGAGGGGGTGCGCTTTACGAGCGCCTATTCCGCCTGCACGGTGTGCTCACCCACTCGAGCCAGCCTGCTCACGGGGAAATATCCAGCGCGCCTCCATCTAACCGACTGGATCGCCGGCCATCCACGGCCACACGCTAAGCTCAGTGTGCCCGCTTGGACGCAATCACTCCCTGGTAACGAGCGCACGCTTGCTGAAGCGCTTCGTGAGGTGGGTTATACGTCTGCCAACATCGGCAAGTGGCACCTTGGCAAAGCCGATTCCTACCCGGAGCAACACGGATTTGACCGCAATGTAGGCGGTTACGAGCGAGGCCAGCCGCCGAGCTACCACTCGCCCTACCGCATCCCAACCCTAACCGAAGACGCGCCCGGAAAGTTTCTGACCGACCGGGAGGCCGATGAAGCCATCCGTTTCATCGAGGAAAACCGCACGCGATCCTTCTTTCTCTATCTTCCGCACTACGCGGTCCACACCCCGTTGGCCGGCAAGCCTGAGGTGATCGCCAAATACCAGGCCAAGCTCGGAGCCGGGGGAGATCGCGTGCAGAACCCTGTGTATGCAGCCTTGCTGGAAAGCGTCGACCGCGCCGTTGGAAGCATCCGTCAAACCCTGGCCCGCCTTGGGCTTCAAGACCAAACCATTCTGCTCTTCACTTCCGACAATGGGGGGCTCGTCCTCGGGGGGAAGAAAGCCCCCACATCCAATCTCCCGTTACGTTCGGGCAAAGGCTCACCCTACGAGGGTGGCGTGCGCGTTCCTCTCATTGCCTTCTGGCCAAAGGTCACTCCGGCGGGGGCGATCTGCGATGCGCCGGTGATCACCCCGGATCTTTACCCAACCGTGCTGGGCTTGGCAGGCGCCAGAGTGGCGAAGGGGCAGATTATCGATGGAACAGACCTTCGACCACTGCTCCAACGACCTTCTCGCCCTTCGCTTCGCGCTGAAAATCGCGCGATATTCTGGCACTACCCTCACTACCATCCCGGTGGGAGCACGCCATACAGCGCAATCCGCGAGGGTGACTACAAGCTCATCGAGACATTTGAGCAGGGAAAGGCAGAACTCTATGACCTCAGGTTGGATCTTGGAGAAACCAAGAACCTGTTGGAGTCGCATCCGAAAAGGGCCGCCCGATTGCTGAGAAAACTTCAGCAATGGAGGGTTCAAACCGGAGCTCAAATGCCCTCAGCCAACCCCGACTACGATCCCGCACGGGACACTTTTTGA
- the argS gene encoding arginine--tRNA ligase → MLHLPIEKNLRQAVATVLPDSAFESVVLRPCADAKFGDYQTHSLMALAKERKMNPRQLAADVLKHLDVSAWCDGVEIAGAGFLNFRVKTSVLAQALCAPLKGAALYLQPSEKPRTVVIDFSSPNVAKPMHVGHIRSTALGDALSRIFRLLGHRVITDNHIGDWGTQFGLLTVGWKQQLDRTALAKDSLGELERLYKAVTAAAEADPSVREAARQELVKLQSGDAENLAIWKQMIDLSQSQFDAIYGRLGVKFDVTLGESFYNPQLKAVVQDLRDRGIASESQGAICVFSDGSVPPKEDPFLVQKEGEWVPNPALIQKGDGAANYATTDLATLAYRWQTWKPDEVVYVTDGRQQLHFRQIFSTWHRWHPELKGSMRLAHVWFGSILGDDGKPFKTRSGETVKLADLLDEAEQRAFDVVTQKNPDFPEAERREVARVVGLGAVKYADLSPNRQSDYVFSWDKMLSLQGNTAPYLQYAYARIRSIFRKAGTQGIGDLDQVALKHADEISLAKYLLTFGMTLEAVAAEYRPNYLCLYLYELAGLFARFYESCPVLKAEGEDRNTRLVLCEMTGRVLKQGLELLGIDVLEQM, encoded by the coding sequence ATGCTCCATCTCCCAATCGAAAAAAACCTTCGGCAGGCGGTTGCGACCGTCCTTCCTGACTCCGCTTTTGAATCGGTAGTGCTGCGGCCTTGCGCTGATGCCAAGTTCGGCGACTACCAAACCCACTCGCTCATGGCGCTGGCCAAAGAGCGCAAGATGAATCCGCGTCAGCTGGCGGCCGATGTTCTCAAGCATCTGGATGTGTCGGCTTGGTGTGACGGTGTGGAAATCGCCGGTGCCGGATTCCTCAACTTCCGAGTCAAAACCAGCGTGCTTGCTCAAGCCCTGTGCGCTCCGCTCAAGGGGGCGGCCCTGTATCTGCAGCCGTCCGAAAAACCGCGGACGGTGGTCATTGACTTTAGCTCGCCGAACGTGGCCAAGCCGATGCACGTAGGGCATATCCGTTCCACGGCTCTGGGCGATGCGCTCTCGCGCATCTTTCGTCTGCTCGGGCATCGGGTGATCACCGACAATCATATCGGCGACTGGGGCACCCAGTTCGGACTCTTGACCGTCGGATGGAAGCAGCAATTGGATCGTACGGCGTTGGCTAAGGATTCACTGGGCGAGCTGGAGCGGCTTTACAAGGCGGTCACAGCCGCGGCCGAGGCGGATCCCTCGGTGCGGGAAGCGGCTCGCCAAGAACTGGTGAAGCTGCAGTCGGGCGACGCCGAGAACCTCGCCATCTGGAAACAGATGATCGATCTTTCCCAGTCCCAGTTCGATGCGATTTATGGTCGGCTGGGCGTGAAGTTCGACGTGACCCTTGGGGAGAGCTTTTACAATCCCCAGTTGAAGGCCGTCGTGCAGGACCTGCGGGACCGCGGCATCGCGAGCGAGAGCCAGGGCGCTATCTGCGTGTTCAGCGATGGCTCCGTGCCGCCCAAGGAAGATCCCTTTCTGGTTCAGAAGGAAGGCGAGTGGGTTCCCAATCCCGCGCTCATTCAAAAAGGAGACGGGGCCGCCAACTATGCGACGACCGACCTCGCCACGCTGGCCTACCGCTGGCAGACCTGGAAGCCTGACGAGGTGGTCTATGTCACGGACGGTCGACAGCAGCTGCATTTTCGCCAGATCTTTTCAACCTGGCATCGATGGCATCCGGAGCTGAAAGGCTCGATGCGACTGGCGCATGTTTGGTTTGGCTCCATTCTTGGTGATGACGGCAAGCCGTTTAAGACTCGCAGCGGAGAAACCGTGAAGCTCGCCGACCTGTTGGATGAGGCCGAGCAGCGCGCTTTCGACGTGGTGACCCAGAAGAATCCCGATTTTCCCGAGGCGGAGCGACGCGAGGTCGCGCGCGTGGTGGGTTTGGGGGCCGTCAAGTATGCGGATCTCTCGCCCAACCGACAGAGCGATTACGTGTTCAGCTGGGATAAGATGTTATCCCTGCAGGGCAATACGGCGCCTTATCTGCAGTATGCTTACGCCCGAATTCGTTCCATCTTCCGAAAGGCGGGAACTCAGGGAATTGGAGATCTCGATCAGGTCGCCCTCAAGCATGCCGATGAAATCTCGCTTGCGAAGTATCTGCTGACTTTCGGAATGACGCTGGAAGCGGTGGCTGCGGAGTATCGCCCGAATTATTTGTGTCTCTATCTTTACGAACTCGCCGGGCTCTTTGCGCGGTTCTACGAGAGTTGCCCCGTTCTGAAGGCCGAGGGCGAGGATCGAAACACTCGGTTGGTGCTGTGTGAGATGACGGGTCGGGTGCTGAAGCAGGGGCTTGAGCTCTTGGGCATTGATGTCCTGGAGCAGATGTAA
- a CDS encoding prephenate dehydrogenase/arogenate dehydrogenase family protein: MLFNQVTLVGVGLLGGSLGLALQKHALARRVVAYVRRSASVSECNQLNIAHLATCDLKEAVREADLVILCTPIAQMRALVKECLPALRPGTLVTDVGSVKGALVQDLEPLLAAAKSVFIGSHPMAGGERMGMGAARVDLFDRATCVVTPTRHSPAAAVKTVEALWKGVGGVPLLLSPEQHDDLVSRSSHLPHVIAAELAHYVLSPAHPREQAKLCAGGFRDTTRIASGSPEMWRDICLANQKNLSRVLGVFIESLEEFRHTLDSGDGAAVEEFFLKAKERRDNWCHGPDSCSPE, translated from the coding sequence GTGCTCTTCAACCAAGTCACTTTGGTTGGCGTCGGACTGCTTGGGGGATCCCTCGGTCTGGCCCTCCAGAAACACGCCCTCGCCCGGCGTGTGGTGGCGTATGTGCGTCGCTCGGCCAGCGTGTCGGAGTGCAATCAGCTCAACATCGCGCATTTGGCCACCTGCGATTTAAAGGAAGCGGTGCGCGAGGCCGATCTGGTCATCCTCTGCACACCCATCGCCCAGATGCGCGCCTTGGTGAAGGAGTGCTTGCCCGCCCTGAGGCCGGGCACTTTGGTCACCGATGTAGGTAGCGTCAAGGGGGCGCTGGTGCAGGATCTCGAACCGCTGCTTGCGGCTGCCAAGAGCGTCTTCATCGGAAGCCACCCGATGGCGGGAGGCGAGCGGATGGGTATGGGCGCTGCTCGGGTGGACCTGTTCGATCGCGCGACCTGTGTCGTTACGCCGACTCGCCACTCACCCGCAGCAGCCGTCAAGACCGTGGAGGCGCTGTGGAAGGGCGTCGGCGGTGTTCCGTTGCTGCTGAGCCCGGAGCAGCACGACGATTTGGTGAGCCGATCCAGTCATCTTCCCCATGTCATCGCCGCCGAACTCGCCCATTATGTCCTGAGCCCGGCGCACCCGCGCGAGCAGGCCAAGTTGTGTGCGGGAGGGTTTCGCGACACCACTCGCATCGCCTCCGGATCCCCGGAGATGTGGCGTGACATTTGCCTCGCGAACCAGAAGAACCTGAGCCGCGTGCTGGGAGTTTTTATTGAATCCCTGGAAGAGTTTCGACACACCCTCGATTCCGGCGATGGCGCAGCGGTGGAGGAGTTTTTTCTCAAGGCGAAGGAGCGTCGCGATAACTGGTGTCACGGTCCTGATTCCTGTTCTCCCGAATGA
- a CDS encoding aminotransferase class I/II-fold pyridoxal phosphate-dependent enzyme, giving the protein MVTAFPSEQYVADNVRAIPRSGIRDFFDIVQGMKDVISLGVGEPDFVTPWHIREAAIYALERGRTGYTSNLGLPKLREAIARSLETHFKVSYDPKSQILIAVGVSEAMDIAIRAITNPGDEIIYHEPCYVSYSPSISLAHGVPVAVSCRAEDGFAVTAAAIEKVITPKSKVLVLNFPTNPTGGTMTRAELQKIADLVQKHRLIVLTDEIYSELTFEGEHVSIASLPGMIERTIFLHGFSKAYAMTGFRIGYACGPAPLIDAMMRIHQYSMLCASIISQEAALEAIQHGEADTVMMRDQYRARRNLIVKSLNDMGLTCHLPRGSFYAFPCIRSTGLSSKDFAVRLLEREKIACVPGSAFGASGEGYLRCCFATALPQIEIAMERMARFVKTLKQG; this is encoded by the coding sequence ATGGTGACTGCGTTTCCATCGGAACAATACGTTGCGGACAATGTTCGCGCCATCCCTCGTTCAGGGATTCGTGATTTTTTTGATATTGTCCAAGGCATGAAGGACGTGATTTCCCTGGGTGTTGGGGAGCCGGACTTCGTGACGCCTTGGCATATCCGCGAAGCCGCCATCTACGCTTTGGAGCGCGGGCGAACGGGATACACCTCCAACTTGGGACTGCCCAAGCTGCGCGAAGCGATTGCCCGAAGCTTGGAGACGCATTTCAAGGTCAGTTACGATCCCAAGAGCCAGATCCTAATCGCCGTTGGGGTGAGTGAGGCGATGGACATCGCCATTCGAGCCATTACCAACCCGGGCGACGAGATCATCTATCATGAGCCCTGCTATGTCAGCTACTCTCCCAGCATCTCGCTGGCCCACGGAGTTCCGGTGGCTGTTTCTTGTCGGGCGGAGGACGGTTTTGCGGTTACCGCCGCGGCGATCGAGAAGGTGATCACTCCCAAGAGCAAGGTGTTGGTGCTTAACTTTCCCACCAATCCCACGGGCGGCACGATGACGCGTGCTGAGCTTCAGAAGATCGCGGATTTGGTTCAAAAGCACCGGTTGATCGTCCTAACCGACGAAATTTACTCCGAGCTTACCTTCGAAGGGGAGCATGTCAGCATCGCGTCTTTGCCGGGCATGATCGAGCGGACCATCTTTCTGCATGGCTTTTCCAAAGCTTATGCCATGACCGGCTTTCGCATCGGCTACGCTTGTGGGCCAGCGCCCTTGATCGATGCCATGATGCGCATCCATCAATATTCGATGCTCTGCGCGAGCATCATCAGTCAGGAAGCGGCCCTGGAGGCCATCCAGCATGGTGAGGCCGACACGGTGATGATGCGGGACCAGTACCGGGCTCGGCGAAATCTCATCGTTAAGTCGTTAAATGACATGGGGTTGACCTGTCATTTACCGCGGGGTTCCTTCTACGCGTTCCCCTGCATCCGGTCTACGGGCTTATCCTCCAAAGACTTTGCCGTTCGCCTGTTGGAGCGCGAGAAGATCGCTTGCGTGCCCGGAAGTGCCTTCGGAGCGAGTGGGGAGGGTTACCTCCGCTGCTGTTTTGCCACCGCGCTCCCTCAGATTGAGATTGCGATGGAGCGTATGGCGCGTTTTGTCAAAACCTTGAAGCAGGGGTAA
- the cmk gene encoding (d)CMP kinase yields MTNSIIIAIDGTSASGKSTTAKRVAKHFGYTYVDTGAMYRTLAWYCLNKNVDVHNEKAVAQLCRKWKTCLTNVDHHLRLTVDGYFPEKEIRTSETSAAVAHVAANNKVRAWMKVTQQSCASFGNLVMEGRDIGSAIFPDTDFKFYLDAPLAERSKRRWADGVNEDLAKRDESDSQRASNPLMIPLGAMVINNSGLTIEQTSQIIIDEVHRRLAARKS; encoded by the coding sequence ATGACCAATTCCATTATCATCGCGATCGATGGCACCAGCGCGAGCGGCAAGAGCACGACGGCCAAGCGCGTGGCTAAGCACTTCGGCTATACCTATGTGGACACGGGCGCGATGTATCGCACGCTGGCCTGGTATTGTCTCAACAAGAATGTGGATGTTCACAATGAGAAGGCGGTTGCGCAGCTTTGCCGAAAGTGGAAGACCTGTTTGACGAATGTGGATCATCACCTTCGGCTGACTGTCGACGGCTATTTTCCTGAAAAGGAGATCCGCACCTCGGAGACGAGCGCGGCTGTTGCTCACGTCGCTGCCAACAACAAGGTGCGCGCATGGATGAAAGTCACGCAGCAGTCCTGCGCCAGTTTTGGCAACTTGGTGATGGAGGGGCGGGACATCGGGAGCGCCATTTTTCCGGACACGGACTTTAAGTTCTACCTGGATGCTCCTCTGGCGGAGCGCAGCAAGCGTCGTTGGGCGGATGGGGTGAATGAGGATTTGGCGAAGCGGGATGAATCGGACAGCCAACGCGCGTCGAATCCATTGATGATCCCCTTGGGTGCCATGGTGATCAACAACTCTGGTCTGACCATCGAACAGACCAGCCAGATCATCATTGACGAAGTTCATCGTCGGCTGGCTGCTCGGAAAAGCTGA
- a CDS encoding 3-phosphoshikimate 1-carboxyvinyltransferase, producing MSLPDLIELIPAAGNVQARVIVPGSKSITNRALVLAALADGESILRGALWSEDTQVMVECLQDLGFMVAVTPDPLESDNRTITVYGKGGVIPRGGTAEKPLELFVGNAGTAARFLAAMLCLGEGVYRLHGVPRMHERPQAALFQSLRELGYRIDSFNDKLPALIHGGGARPGSCTVSVQESSQFASALLLSGWVGGWKVVLQGANLDESPYVVMTEQLVQVFPRHGGSFQVEPDASSGSYFWGANALIGTGVGSGSSSIPGPSVGPGISVAHWPSSGWQIDAEFPRYLPLPPVVSRQQHLGDSIMTAIVLAPTMPGPIRFTDLGRLRVQECERVLALRTELTRCGARVEEQGDTLTVYPGPLVGAEIETYGDHRMAMCFAILGLKVPGMRLKNPSCVKKTFPNFFQKLAGAPPHGLGVRIVEPVNRRLLVPEELVAL from the coding sequence GTGTCTCTTCCTGATCTGATTGAATTGATTCCCGCCGCTGGCAACGTCCAGGCCCGAGTGATCGTGCCCGGATCCAAGAGCATCACCAACCGTGCTTTGGTGCTGGCTGCCTTGGCGGATGGGGAATCAATCCTGCGCGGAGCCTTGTGGAGCGAGGATACGCAGGTGATGGTGGAGTGCTTGCAGGATCTTGGTTTCATGGTCGCCGTGACTCCCGATCCGCTGGAGTCCGACAACCGAACCATCACCGTTTACGGGAAGGGCGGAGTTATTCCCCGGGGCGGCACGGCAGAAAAGCCGCTGGAACTGTTCGTGGGCAATGCCGGAACAGCGGCTCGATTTCTGGCGGCCATGCTTTGTTTGGGAGAAGGGGTCTATCGACTGCACGGAGTGCCTCGCATGCACGAACGGCCTCAAGCCGCCTTGTTTCAGTCCCTCCGCGAGCTGGGGTATCGAATTGATTCCTTTAACGACAAATTACCGGCCCTGATCCATGGGGGGGGTGCTCGGCCTGGATCTTGCACGGTTTCGGTTCAGGAGAGTTCTCAGTTCGCCTCCGCGCTGTTACTCAGCGGTTGGGTGGGCGGATGGAAAGTGGTCCTGCAGGGGGCCAATTTGGACGAGTCACCCTACGTGGTGATGACTGAGCAGCTGGTTCAGGTCTTTCCCAGGCACGGCGGTTCATTCCAGGTGGAGCCCGATGCTTCCAGCGGCAGTTACTTTTGGGGTGCCAATGCTCTGATTGGCACCGGAGTCGGTTCCGGTTCGAGTTCGATTCCCGGCCCGAGTGTGGGTCCAGGCATTTCCGTGGCGCATTGGCCCAGCTCCGGATGGCAGATTGACGCGGAGTTCCCCCGCTACCTCCCGTTGCCTCCGGTCGTTTCCCGACAGCAGCACTTGGGCGATAGCATCATGACCGCCATCGTTCTGGCTCCCACCATGCCCGGCCCAATTCGGTTCACGGACCTTGGCCGGCTTCGCGTCCAGGAGTGCGAGCGGGTGTTGGCGTTGCGGACCGAATTGACACGCTGTGGAGCCCGGGTGGAGGAGCAGGGTGACACGCTCACCGTCTACCCTGGCCCTTTGGTTGGGGCAGAGATTGAGACCTATGGCGATCATCGCATGGCGATGTGTTTTGCCATTCTGGGGTTGAAAGTCCCCGGCATGCGGCTCAAGAATCCTAGTTGTGTGAAAAAGACTTTCCCGAATTTCTTCCAGAAGCTTGCCGGGGCGCCTCCTCACGGATTGGGCGTGCGAATCGTGGAGCCGGTCAACCGTCGCCTCCTGGTCCCCGAAGAGCTTGTCGCTCTTTAA
- a CDS encoding 1-acyl-sn-glycerol-3-phosphate acyltransferase, which translates to MLPDFSSMTWVYRCTWVISHAIFRFFFRGHYFNPERLPKSGPVILAANHASYLDPPLIGSGLGRPVNYLARDTLFKYGFFNYFLRRLYCVPVDREGAGAAGLKGIFDRLARGGVILLFPEGTRTSDGQLRPARAGVGLTVIKSDAPVIPVRVFGTFEAFNRFARFPRLCPVTVKYGQPLDLTRLREEAKVCSKQRLKVIYQEVADAIMAEIARLQPCEDKATFP; encoded by the coding sequence ATGCTTCCAGATTTCTCCAGCATGACCTGGGTTTATCGATGCACCTGGGTGATTTCGCACGCGATCTTTCGCTTTTTCTTCCGCGGGCACTATTTTAATCCCGAGCGTCTGCCCAAAAGCGGCCCGGTGATTTTGGCAGCCAACCACGCCAGCTACCTGGATCCGCCGCTGATCGGTAGCGGGCTGGGCCGACCGGTCAACTATCTGGCTCGGGACACCCTCTTTAAATACGGTTTTTTCAACTACTTCTTGCGCCGACTCTATTGCGTTCCGGTGGATCGGGAGGGCGCGGGTGCCGCCGGGCTCAAGGGCATTTTTGATCGGCTGGCAAGGGGAGGGGTGATCCTGCTCTTCCCCGAAGGCACCCGGACGTCGGACGGTCAGCTACGGCCCGCGCGAGCTGGAGTGGGGCTCACGGTGATCAAATCGGATGCGCCCGTGATTCCTGTTCGGGTTTTCGGAACTTTCGAGGCGTTCAACCGATTCGCGAGGTTTCCCCGCCTGTGCCCGGTGACCGTGAAATATGGCCAACCCCTGGACCTCACGCGGCTACGGGAAGAGGCTAAGGTCTGCTCTAAACAACGCCTGAAGGTCATCTACCAGGAGGTGGCCGATGCCATCATGGCAGAAATTGCCCGTTTGCAACCTTGCGAAGACAAGGCGACGTTCCCTTGA